Proteins found in one Halarsenatibacter silvermanii genomic segment:
- a CDS encoding LpxI family protein, with protein sequence MTRTALIAGGDKLPEIWLERAQKAGLEVVAYRIHQEATPPLEKAERVRDIELGRLGDLLDLMDEDNIEDVIMLGKVYKERLYEDIELDEEMQLLLAGLPDYEDETILEGIAGKLEDYGYRLLPQDLYMDFERPKIGLLAGDESQHEGLEKDFARGMELAQRMAGLEIGQTVLLRDGAVLAVEAAEGTDKTIKRAGRLGGAGAIMAKAARPEQDDRLDIPAVGPKTIELLAEIEAAGLVIEAGGVMIIEKEEFLRKAEKSGIAVQSRRKEDID encoded by the coding sequence ATGACCAGAACTGCGCTGATAGCCGGCGGAGATAAACTGCCGGAGATCTGGCTTGAGCGCGCCCAAAAGGCAGGACTAGAGGTGGTAGCCTACCGCATTCATCAGGAGGCAACTCCGCCCCTGGAAAAAGCCGAGAGAGTGCGCGATATAGAACTGGGCAGACTGGGAGATCTGCTGGATTTGATGGACGAGGACAATATAGAAGATGTAATTATGCTGGGCAAAGTTTATAAAGAAAGATTATATGAGGATATAGAACTCGACGAGGAAATGCAGCTGCTTTTAGCCGGTCTGCCCGATTACGAGGATGAAACCATCCTGGAGGGTATAGCCGGAAAGCTGGAGGATTACGGTTATAGGCTTCTGCCTCAGGATTTATATATGGATTTTGAAAGGCCAAAGATCGGTCTTTTGGCCGGGGATGAGAGTCAGCATGAAGGCCTGGAGAAGGATTTTGCCCGGGGGATGGAACTGGCTCAAAGGATGGCCGGCCTGGAAATAGGTCAGACGGTTTTGCTCAGGGATGGAGCCGTGCTGGCTGTGGAAGCGGCTGAAGGCACCGATAAGACCATCAAGAGAGCCGGCCGGCTGGGGGGAGCGGGAGCGATTATGGCCAAAGCAGCCCGCCCCGAGCAGGATGATCGCCTCGATATCCCGGCCGTCGGACCCAAAACGATAGAGCTTCTGGCCGAAATTGAGGCGGCCGGGCTGGTGATCGAGGCCGGCGGCGTGATGATTATAGAAAAGGAAGAATTCCTCAGGAAAGCTGAAAAGAGCGGCATAGCTGTGCAGTCCCGGAGAAAGGAGGATATCGATTAG
- a CDS encoding LptF/LptG family permease, with protein sequence MKIYFRYILLELIKPFIFGVTAFTAIFVGTDILFRLADLYASWDIGFLRLIELFMLSLPQIIVYTFPMAALLSTILGYSRLTGDNEIIALRAGGFSITRLVVPALLIGLTASLGAIAINEYVVPRANYRYARHVHRIETGEELPRSQSDFFLTPLDPDHDGPDFVLYASYFNADTGEMTGVILQEFQEGRPHSLIEAESAIWRNEDWHFHRGRMFELRPGERIPQLDFDEYVIKADIGDPEAMAELDRDPDEMNQRELAAHIEALRAQGDEALEERVLWHQNFAIPFASFIFTLMAAPLGLRQHRGGSSATGMGLSVIIIFIYYGMMTLGDALGSQGTLPPWLGAWWQNLIFLFLGLIMLYRARK encoded by the coding sequence ATGAAGATTTACTTTCGCTATATACTGCTGGAACTGATAAAGCCCTTTATATTCGGGGTGACAGCCTTTACCGCCATCTTTGTGGGAACCGATATTCTCTTTCGGCTGGCCGATCTTTACGCCAGCTGGGATATCGGTTTTCTGCGGCTTATCGAACTCTTTATGCTGTCGCTACCTCAGATTATCGTCTATACATTTCCCATGGCGGCTCTTCTTTCCACCATATTAGGTTACAGCCGGCTTACCGGCGATAACGAGATTATAGCGCTGAGGGCCGGAGGTTTTAGCATCACCCGGCTGGTGGTGCCGGCCCTGCTCATAGGACTCACGGCCAGTCTGGGGGCAATCGCCATCAATGAATACGTGGTGCCCCGGGCCAATTATCGCTATGCCCGGCATGTGCACAGAATCGAAACGGGAGAGGAGCTGCCGAGAAGCCAGAGCGATTTTTTTCTGACGCCGCTGGATCCCGATCACGACGGCCCGGACTTCGTTCTCTATGCCAGCTATTTTAACGCCGATACCGGCGAGATGACGGGTGTGATTCTGCAGGAATTTCAGGAAGGACGTCCGCACTCTTTAATCGAGGCTGAAAGCGCTATCTGGCGGAATGAGGACTGGCATTTTCACAGGGGCCGCATGTTTGAGCTGCGGCCGGGCGAGAGGATTCCTCAGCTGGATTTTGATGAATACGTGATTAAGGCTGATATCGGCGATCCTGAGGCCATGGCCGAGCTGGATAGAGATCCGGACGAGATGAACCAGCGCGAGCTAGCCGCTCATATCGAGGCGCTCAGAGCTCAGGGGGATGAGGCTTTAGAGGAGAGGGTGCTCTGGCATCAAAATTTTGCCATTCCCTTTGCCAGCTTTATCTTTACGCTTATGGCCGCCCCGCTGGGCTTAAGGCAGCACCGCGGCGGGAGCTCGGCCACCGGTATGGGCTTGAGCGTGATCATCATCTTCATATATTACGGCATGATGACGCTGGGCGATGCCCTGGGAAGCCAGGGAACTCTGCCGCCCTGGCTGGGAGCCTGGTGGCAGAATCTGATCTTTCTTTTCCTGGGGCTGATCATGCTTTACAGAGCCAGAAAGTAG
- a CDS encoding BamA/OMP85 family outer membrane protein, with protein sequence MRNKLTAAVVTIVLILSFTAAVQGQERVAEIVIEGNENISEETIRAEITTEPGDEYDREKLREDMERVYELGYFEDVNISFSTGAEGLVAFFRVHEFPVITEVDISGLEEIYSQEEILSVLNVEKDEVLNVERLNQGLQDLAFRFQDDGYVLARVEEVDFTPDGRFIVRGNPGYLNEIVLEGNEKTRDYVIMRELENLEQGEPINQRQIEQATQRLFRLEYFEELYPDLRMIDEQANKADLALEMEEADTGRLNFGAGYHSEDGWFGFVDAEETNLRGRGQNLGFEWRFGDETRYNLHFEEPRLYGTELGFGIEIYDEERIDTQVRGVETYFEHPLTDTWRGGLGLMYSRDIDERVSTRSVTNYVQRDTRNHPIDPDSGTMNRFSIETAGYVLGGDDDYFKARADNRTYHEGFADDHSIALRGEVGISNTDVPLHEEFIIGGPDTLRGYSRKRGDNMALFNAEYRFGITDTVQGAAFYDYGDVWDDDESTPHFFDLQRGTGLGVRLATPIGHIRLDYGFDDDWSGTPHIGFGQAF encoded by the coding sequence ATGAGAAATAAGCTGACGGCGGCAGTGGTGACTATCGTCTTAATACTCTCTTTCACCGCTGCTGTTCAGGGCCAGGAGAGAGTTGCTGAAATCGTCATAGAGGGAAATGAAAATATTTCTGAGGAAACAATACGGGCCGAAATAACCACCGAACCCGGCGATGAATACGACCGCGAAAAACTGCGTGAGGATATGGAAAGAGTTTATGAGCTGGGTTATTTCGAGGACGTTAACATCAGTTTTTCGACCGGGGCTGAAGGCCTTGTGGCTTTCTTTCGGGTACATGAGTTTCCAGTAATCACGGAGGTCGATATATCCGGTCTGGAAGAAATATACAGCCAGGAAGAAATTCTTTCGGTGCTAAATGTGGAAAAGGATGAAGTCTTAAACGTCGAAAGGCTCAATCAGGGGCTGCAGGATCTGGCCTTCCGCTTTCAGGATGACGGTTATGTTCTGGCCCGGGTGGAGGAGGTCGATTTTACTCCGGACGGTCGTTTTATCGTCAGGGGCAATCCCGGCTATCTGAACGAGATCGTTCTCGAGGGCAACGAAAAAACCCGCGATTATGTTATCATGCGCGAGCTGGAAAATCTCGAGCAGGGAGAGCCTATCAATCAAAGACAGATCGAACAGGCCACCCAGCGACTTTTCCGGCTGGAATACTTCGAGGAGCTTTATCCCGATCTGCGTATGATCGATGAACAGGCCAACAAAGCGGATCTGGCCCTGGAGATGGAAGAAGCCGACACCGGCAGATTAAATTTTGGAGCGGGCTATCACTCCGAGGACGGCTGGTTCGGTTTTGTTGATGCCGAGGAGACCAACCTGCGCGGCCGCGGTCAGAATTTAGGTTTTGAATGGCGCTTTGGCGACGAAACGCGATACAATCTTCACTTCGAAGAACCCCGCCTTTACGGAACTGAGCTGGGCTTTGGCATCGAGATTTACGATGAGGAGCGCATAGATACCCAGGTGCGCGGCGTGGAGACTTATTTCGAACATCCTCTGACCGATACCTGGCGCGGCGGACTGGGCTTGATGTACAGCCGCGACATAGATGAGAGGGTTTCTACCCGCAGCGTGACCAATTATGTACAGCGAGATACCCGCAATCATCCCATCGATCCCGACTCGGGCACCATGAACAGGTTTTCCATCGAGACCGCTGGCTATGTGCTGGGCGGCGACGATGATTATTTCAAAGCCCGGGCTGATAATCGCACCTATCACGAGGGGTTTGCCGATGACCATTCGATAGCACTTCGCGGAGAGGTCGGCATCAGCAATACCGATGTGCCTCTGCACGAGGAGTTCATCATCGGCGGTCCGGACACTCTGAGAGGATATTCGCGCAAACGCGGCGATAATATGGCGCTTTTTAATGCCGAATATCGTTTCGGCATAACCGACACCGTGCAGGGAGCTGCCTTTTATGATTACGGCGACGTCTGGGATGACGATGAATCGACCCCTCACTTTTTTGATCTGCAGCGCGGCACCGGTCTGGGAGTGAGACTGGCGACGCCGATTGGCCATATACGTCTGGATTATGGTTTCGATGACGACTGGTCCGGCACACCTCATATAGGTTTTGGTCAGGCCTTTTAA
- the lpxB gene encoding lipid-A-disaccharide synthase, with amino-acid sequence MQELMIVAGEPSGDMHAARVAKKIRNRVSPLRISGMGGRELARLGQKQVVKTEGENSFGLAGAIAGLPGHLSRAHRLLQAAEENEPRAALLVDYSGFNMYLARGLRRRDIPAVHYIPPSAWSWGRWRARWLARQQVKVAAIFPQEYEVYKKVGADVEYVGHPLRDEITSAYDHRRCRDQLEEVIKNKGRPRLKSGEKVLALLPGSRKREIDSLLEPMLAAARRLQDDHYLRPVVAVRSEDSNLVRERLNDSLTDEVEIIAGHTRRVMGAADLGIISSGTATLEAALIGCPQLVVYRADRITAAAARILLRTDHVSLPNIILGREVVPELVQKEVSDDTIYERAGKLLLDDQANFAQQQGYREVREKVGSPGAAERAAELVIKTGGFPASFTGEE; translated from the coding sequence GTGCAGGAACTGATGATAGTGGCCGGTGAGCCCTCCGGCGATATGCATGCGGCCCGGGTGGCAAAAAAAATAAGGAACAGAGTTTCGCCGCTGCGGATAAGCGGGATGGGCGGCAGAGAGTTAGCCCGCCTGGGGCAGAAGCAGGTGGTGAAGACCGAAGGCGAAAATAGCTTCGGCCTGGCCGGGGCTATTGCCGGTCTGCCCGGCCATTTGAGCCGGGCTCACAGGCTTTTGCAAGCGGCCGAAGAAAATGAACCCCGGGCGGCTTTATTGGTCGATTATTCCGGCTTTAATATGTATCTAGCCCGGGGGCTGCGCCGGAGAGATATTCCGGCCGTCCATTATATCCCTCCCTCCGCCTGGAGCTGGGGACGGTGGCGGGCCCGTTGGCTGGCCCGTCAGCAGGTCAAAGTGGCTGCTATATTTCCGCAGGAGTACGAGGTCTATAAAAAAGTTGGGGCCGATGTGGAATACGTGGGTCATCCTCTGCGGGATGAGATTACTTCTGCCTATGATCACCGCCGCTGCCGGGATCAGCTGGAGGAGGTCATCAAAAATAAAGGACGGCCCCGGCTTAAATCCGGCGAGAAAGTTCTGGCTCTTCTGCCCGGTTCCCGAAAAAGAGAGATAGACAGCCTGCTGGAGCCGATGCTGGCAGCCGCCCGCAGACTTCAGGATGATCATTATCTGCGGCCGGTGGTGGCTGTTCGCTCCGAGGACAGCAATCTGGTCCGGGAAAGATTGAATGACTCTCTCACCGACGAGGTGGAGATAATCGCCGGTCATACCCGCCGGGTGATGGGGGCTGCCGATCTGGGCATTATCTCCTCAGGCACCGCCACACTGGAGGCGGCTCTGATAGGATGTCCTCAGCTGGTCGTTTATCGGGCTGATCGGATCACAGCGGCGGCGGCCCGGATTTTGCTGCGCACCGATCACGTGAGCCTGCCGAACATCATTCTCGGACGCGAGGTTGTGCCCGAGCTGGTGCAAAAAGAGGTCAGCGATGATACAATATATGAAAGGGCCGGAAAGCTGCTGCTGGATGATCAGGCCAACTTTGCCCAGCAGCAGGGCTACCGGGAGGTTAGAGAGAAGGTAGGATCGCCCGGGGCCGCTGAGAGAGCGGCCGAACTGGTCATAAAGACGGGCGGATTTCCTGCCTCCTTCACCGGAGAGGAATGA
- the fabZ gene encoding 3-hydroxyacyl-ACP dehydratase FabZ, translating into MSDKEKNDRAQEDETADSSGTGRHEIGDIKGLLPHRYPFLLIDRIEKCQPEEFVRARKNVTINEEFFQGHFPQQPVMPGVLIVESMAQAGGFLLYQSAPEESDSIAYFAGINSAKFRRQVVPGDTLILEVEMLRLRSSLGKVAAEARVEGELAAEAELTFATRRPQG; encoded by the coding sequence ATGAGCGACAAGGAGAAAAACGACAGAGCACAGGAGGATGAAACAGCAGATTCCTCCGGTACAGGCCGGCATGAGATTGGAGATATAAAGGGGCTTTTGCCTCACAGGTATCCCTTTTTGCTGATAGACAGGATAGAAAAATGTCAGCCGGAAGAATTTGTGCGCGCCCGAAAAAATGTGACTATTAACGAGGAATTCTTTCAGGGCCATTTTCCCCAGCAGCCGGTTATGCCCGGGGTTTTGATAGTGGAATCGATGGCTCAGGCCGGAGGTTTTCTCCTCTATCAGAGCGCCCCTGAAGAGAGCGACAGCATAGCCTATTTTGCCGGTATCAATTCAGCCAAGTTTCGGCGGCAGGTGGTGCCGGGAGATACTCTCATTCTGGAAGTCGAGATGCTGCGTCTGCGCTCCTCGCTGGGCAAAGTAGCAGCTGAGGCCCGGGTGGAAGGTGAACTGGCCGCCGAAGCCGAGCTCACCTTCGCCACCCGCCGGCCCCAGGGGTGA
- the lpxD gene encoding UDP-3-O-(3-hydroxymyristoyl)glucosamine N-acyltransferase, with the protein MKSEQDLTAARIAEKVGGELKTDPGLTINRLKGAAAVDEDCLTYVQNRDYMEMAREAEAGLVLIQPELYRELEEKPPAILVDNPRLAYAKAYELMPDDRYHQPGIAGDACVDSRVEAGEGVSVHPGAVIRGPVKIGSGSRIAPGCILVGQLELGENCLLHPGVRVMGEVMIGDRVEIQSGAVIGSDGFGYASGDKKHYPLPQQGRVVIEEDVEIGALTAVDRAAEEETRIGAGSKIDNLVQISHNVEIGPATLIAGQSGIAGSSTLGRSCTLAGQVGVEDHLEIGDEITLTGKAKVSKDLQGPGIYSGIPVQNHREYLKLEAQLRRVPQLKNRVEKLSSEVEELKNTLSEYKKEQMGVENGRHRK; encoded by the coding sequence ATGAAGAGTGAGCAGGATTTGACCGCGGCCAGAATTGCTGAAAAAGTTGGGGGCGAGCTCAAAACAGATCCCGGGTTGACGATAAACAGGTTGAAGGGTGCGGCTGCGGTCGATGAAGACTGTCTAACCTACGTGCAGAATCGGGATTATATGGAGATGGCCCGGGAGGCTGAGGCAGGACTGGTTCTGATTCAGCCCGAACTTTATCGGGAACTGGAGGAAAAACCCCCGGCCATACTCGTCGATAATCCCCGTCTGGCCTATGCTAAAGCCTATGAACTTATGCCCGATGATCGTTATCACCAGCCCGGCATCGCCGGAGATGCCTGCGTGGATTCCCGCGTCGAGGCGGGTGAAGGGGTATCGGTTCATCCCGGCGCCGTAATAAGGGGTCCGGTAAAGATCGGCAGCGGCAGCAGGATTGCGCCCGGCTGTATTCTGGTCGGACAGCTGGAGCTGGGCGAGAATTGTCTGCTGCATCCGGGAGTCCGGGTTATGGGGGAGGTAATGATAGGTGATAGGGTCGAGATTCAGTCCGGAGCTGTAATAGGCAGCGATGGTTTTGGTTATGCCAGCGGAGATAAAAAACATTATCCGCTGCCCCAGCAGGGCCGGGTGGTTATTGAGGAGGATGTGGAGATAGGGGCTCTAACCGCCGTGGACCGCGCGGCCGAAGAGGAGACCAGAATAGGAGCAGGCAGCAAGATCGACAATCTGGTGCAGATATCTCACAACGTCGAGATAGGTCCGGCCACTCTAATTGCTGGACAGAGCGGAATTGCAGGCAGCAGCACCCTCGGACGGAGCTGCACTCTGGCCGGACAGGTGGGAGTGGAGGACCATCTGGAGATAGGAGATGAGATAACCCTTACCGGCAAGGCCAAGGTGAGCAAAGATCTGCAGGGGCCGGGGATATACTCCGGCATACCTGTCCAGAACCACAGGGAATATCTCAAGCTGGAGGCTCAGCTGCGCCGGGTGCCTCAATTGAAGAACAGGGTCGAGAAGCTGAGCAGCGAGGTTGAAGAATTGAAAAACACTCTCTCTGAATACAAGAAAGAGCAAATGGGGGTAGAAAATGGCCGCCACCGGAAATAA
- a CDS encoding LptA/OstA family protein gives MKTKFSLVFALTILTIFVLVAAGSGPISAQTYRDLEGDEIYITTLEEGEYLIEARGNARLYSEGLEVTGAEADLNSLTGEVIFRENVEFDSAELFVSSRHMIYYIDEERAVFTGDPDLEYIDLYAEAEEIEYMMGENMAYLYGGVEGTRARDEFEADEVEVDLAEEKVDLLGQARVRMLDEEESGVNEEENGDEENGGEEQNDAQN, from the coding sequence ATGAAAACTAAATTTTCGCTGGTTTTTGCGCTGACGATACTGACAATTTTTGTTTTGGTGGCGGCCGGTTCTGGCCCGATCTCTGCTCAGACCTACCGCGATCTGGAGGGCGATGAAATTTATATAACCACTCTGGAGGAGGGTGAATATCTGATCGAGGCCCGGGGTAATGCCCGTCTTTACAGCGAGGGGCTGGAAGTGACCGGGGCCGAGGCCGATCTTAATTCGCTTACCGGCGAGGTCATTTTTCGCGAAAATGTGGAATTCGACTCGGCCGAACTTTTCGTCTCCTCCCGGCATATGATCTATTATATCGATGAGGAACGGGCTGTTTTTACCGGCGATCCCGATCTGGAATATATCGATCTTTATGCGGAGGCTGAGGAGATCGAATACATGATGGGTGAGAACATGGCCTATCTTTACGGCGGCGTTGAAGGAACCCGGGCCCGGGATGAATTCGAGGCTGATGAAGTTGAGGTGGATTTAGCGGAGGAAAAAGTCGACCTTCTGGGCCAGGCCCGGGTGCGCATGCTCGATGAGGAAGAATCCGGTGTGAACGAAGAGGAAAACGGAGACGAAGAAAACGGAGGCGAAGAGCAGAATGACGCTCAGAACTGA
- the lptB gene encoding LPS export ABC transporter ATP-binding protein: MTLRTDSVVKTYGSLRAVDEVDLEVNRGEIVGLLGPNGAGKTTTFYMIVGQISPDSGRIFLDEEDITRLPMYKRARQGIGYLAQEASVFRKMSVRKNLLTILEGQDMSEEERKKRADELLEEFSIERIAGRQGYQLSGGERRRVEIARALTTDPSFILLDEPFSGVDPIAVNEIQDIIQYLKEKGLGVLVTDHSVRETLDTTDRAYIMHEGEILLSGSADEVADSKEAREFYLGERFKM, encoded by the coding sequence ATGACGCTCAGAACTGACAGCGTGGTCAAAACCTACGGCAGTCTGCGCGCGGTTGATGAAGTGGATCTCGAGGTCAATAGAGGCGAGATAGTCGGTCTTCTGGGGCCGAATGGGGCTGGCAAAACCACTACCTTTTATATGATAGTAGGACAGATAAGTCCCGACAGCGGCCGTATCTTTCTCGATGAGGAGGATATCACCAGGCTGCCGATGTATAAAAGAGCCCGCCAGGGCATCGGTTATCTGGCCCAGGAAGCTTCGGTTTTCCGCAAAATGAGTGTGCGCAAAAATTTATTGACCATTCTCGAGGGTCAGGATATGAGCGAAGAGGAGAGGAAAAAAAGAGCCGATGAGCTGCTGGAGGAGTTCAGCATCGAGCGGATAGCCGGCCGTCAGGGCTATCAGCTTTCCGGCGGCGAAAGGCGCCGGGTCGAAATTGCCCGGGCTCTGACCACCGACCCCTCTTTTATCCTGCTGGATGAGCCTTTTTCTGGAGTCGACCCGATCGCGGTCAATGAGATACAGGACATAATCCAGTATCTCAAGGAGAAGGGGCTGGGCGTTTTGGTGACCGATCACAGCGTGCGGGAAACTCTCGATACCACCGATAGAGCCTATATCATGCACGAGGGCGAGATTTTGCTCTCGGGCTCGGCCGATGAGGTGGCCGACAGCAAAGAGGCCCGCGAATTCTATCTGGGCGAGAGATTTAAGATGTAA
- a CDS encoding OmpH family outer membrane protein: protein MSQRRYILYLTAAVLIVGLGAGLLFSEAALEAGDENPDLTGRIAFVDVEVVFEEHPERQEAEEQLNVEAEELQAELEAEAQELEQGDQEELLREYQQKLSQREEELISGVLADIEDIITDLAQEKGLEVVLEGENVLYGGYDLTPAVMDEIEELYESDEGDETEVEEDEEEEVD from the coding sequence TTGAGCCAGCGCAGATACATTTTATATTTGACAGCGGCAGTACTTATAGTAGGTCTTGGAGCAGGACTGTTATTTTCGGAGGCAGCGCTCGAAGCCGGCGATGAAAATCCGGATCTGACCGGCAGAATAGCTTTTGTCGATGTCGAGGTTGTTTTTGAAGAGCATCCGGAACGTCAGGAAGCTGAGGAACAGCTGAATGTTGAGGCTGAAGAACTGCAGGCCGAGCTCGAGGCTGAAGCTCAGGAGCTCGAGCAGGGCGATCAGGAAGAGCTGCTGCGCGAATATCAGCAGAAGCTGAGTCAGCGCGAGGAGGAACTTATTTCCGGGGTGCTCGCCGATATAGAAGATATAATTACCGATCTGGCCCAGGAAAAAGGGCTCGAGGTCGTGCTGGAAGGAGAAAATGTGCTCTACGGCGGCTATGATCTCACCCCCGCAGTGATGGATGAGATCGAAGAATTATATGAGAGTGATGAGGGCGATGAAACTGAAGTCGAGGAGGATGAGGAAGAAGAGGTTGACTGA
- a CDS encoding DapH/DapD/GlmU-related protein, which translates to MADIEIHPTASVADKAELGAGCWIGPEARIGPEVKLGHDCFVGARAELTADIRLGSGCRVESGAILTDSCRYHRFFDERPYSSGKIRMGEDNIIREYVQITADSAPVKADEQVIKQEGKVSAGDENFIMAYAVLKPGVSLGSQVKIANATTVRPGARIDTSAFVAGMSVIDSGVKAGRLAMLGGHSHFQSDVPPFLLADGIPARVHSLNAVGLRRDGIKKNEFSELKTIFKALFRKNRGENEKSRKSDPRRSGAAARRRKFRRQLKELKSRSWTGDRPGELLDFICESQEICPGQSEEE; encoded by the coding sequence TTGGCCGATATTGAAATTCATCCCACAGCCAGTGTAGCTGATAAAGCCGAGCTGGGTGCCGGCTGCTGGATAGGTCCAGAGGCCAGAATAGGCCCCGAGGTAAAGCTGGGCCATGATTGCTTTGTCGGAGCCCGGGCCGAGCTCACCGCCGATATCCGGCTTGGTTCGGGCTGCCGGGTGGAAAGCGGAGCCATTCTCACGGATTCCTGCCGCTATCACCGCTTTTTCGACGAGAGACCTTACTCTTCCGGTAAGATCCGTATGGGTGAGGATAATATCATCAGAGAATATGTTCAGATAACAGCCGACAGCGCACCCGTGAAGGCTGATGAGCAGGTGATCAAGCAGGAAGGGAAAGTCTCAGCCGGCGATGAAAATTTCATCATGGCCTATGCGGTATTAAAACCGGGGGTCAGCCTGGGCTCGCAGGTAAAAATAGCCAATGCCACCACAGTACGCCCCGGGGCCCGCATAGATACGTCGGCTTTTGTGGCCGGCATGTCGGTTATAGATTCCGGGGTGAAAGCGGGCAGGCTGGCCATGCTGGGCGGACATTCTCATTTTCAAAGTGATGTGCCCCCCTTTTTGCTGGCCGACGGGATACCGGCCCGCGTGCACAGTCTCAATGCCGTAGGGCTGAGGCGTGATGGCATAAAGAAAAATGAATTCAGCGAGCTGAAGACAATATTTAAGGCGCTTTTTCGGAAAAACAGAGGCGAAAATGAAAAATCCCGGAAATCCGATCCCCGGCGGAGCGGTGCGGCTGCCCGCCGGCGAAAATTCAGGCGGCAGTTAAAGGAACTTAAATCCCGCAGCTGGACCGGAGACCGGCCCGGTGAGCTTTTGGACTTTATTTGTGAGAGTCAGGAAATATGTCCCGGTCAGAGTGAGGAGGAATAA
- the lpxC gene encoding UDP-3-O-acyl-N-acetylglucosamine deacetylase, with amino-acid sequence MAATGNKKVEAELIYPRRQTTITSAVELSGRGLHTGKDCHLRLKPAPADTGVLFRRIDLEGRPVISAAADNVHDCRRSLVLGREDKPLVRTVEHLLSACAGLFLDNLVVEMTGPEIPACDGSAEPLARMMAESGSRKLDAPLEVLQLKEEICFQNGDVSLTALPSEDKEVSFSYQLDYGDRPPGRERCSFNLTGDDYLEELAPARTYVLKCEIAELKKAGLARGGSRDNAVIFGPEGAEGRLRFPDEACRHKLLDLIGDLFLAGPVRAHFSAVKSGHSSNQRLARVLVGIRDSLK; translated from the coding sequence ATGGCCGCCACCGGAAATAAAAAAGTCGAGGCTGAATTGATATATCCGCGCAGACAGACCACCATCACCTCCGCGGTTGAATTGAGTGGCCGGGGTCTGCACACCGGTAAAGATTGTCATCTGCGGCTGAAGCCGGCGCCGGCTGATACCGGTGTGCTCTTTCGCCGGATCGATCTGGAGGGAAGGCCGGTAATTTCAGCTGCAGCCGATAACGTTCATGATTGTCGGCGCTCTCTTGTACTGGGGAGGGAGGATAAACCGCTGGTCCGGACCGTTGAACATCTGCTTTCGGCCTGCGCCGGCCTCTTTCTGGATAATCTGGTCGTGGAGATGACAGGACCCGAGATTCCTGCCTGTGACGGCAGCGCGGAACCTCTGGCCCGGATGATGGCAGAGAGCGGCAGCAGGAAGCTGGATGCGCCTCTGGAGGTTTTGCAGCTCAAAGAGGAAATATGCTTTCAGAATGGCGATGTTTCTCTGACTGCTCTCCCGTCGGAGGATAAAGAAGTCAGTTTTTCCTATCAGCTGGATTACGGCGACAGACCGCCCGGACGTGAGAGGTGTAGTTTTAACCTCACCGGGGATGATTATCTCGAGGAACTGGCGCCGGCCCGAACCTATGTCCTGAAGTGCGAGATCGCAGAGCTCAAAAAGGCGGGGCTGGCCCGGGGCGGCAGCCGCGATAATGCTGTAATTTTCGGTCCGGAGGGGGCGGAGGGCAGACTGCGTTTTCCCGATGAAGCCTGCCGTCATAAGCTTTTAGATCTTATCGGAGATCTCTTTTTAGCCGGTCCGGTAAGAGCCCATTTTTCCGCAGTAAAAAGCGGTCACAGTTCCAACCAGAGGCTGGCCCGGGTTCTGGTCGGCATCAGAGATAGTTTAAAATAA